From a single Candidatus Delongbacteria bacterium genomic region:
- a CDS encoding TetR/AcrR family transcriptional regulator: MPKACQKELVLETARTLILADGYDAVTVRQIARQAELTTGAIYSNYRNKAEILGILVTESWELLRGEIQSKVLKEPDLKRRLRLFFNSYRDYSRSHPEHFTLLLYMASHPEVFAELSEEVQRDIIARRAELVNRMIELVDAMKAQGCLKDVDSTTYVIALISTANGLLQSRSRSLYSQYGVDMDRVDDLIMGRLIDSVCN, from the coding sequence ATGCCAAAAGCCTGTCAGAAGGAACTTGTGCTCGAGACAGCCCGGACACTGATCCTGGCGGATGGCTACGATGCGGTCACTGTCCGCCAGATCGCACGCCAGGCCGAGCTGACCACCGGAGCGATCTACTCCAACTACCGCAACAAGGCCGAGATTCTGGGAATTCTGGTGACCGAGTCCTGGGAACTCCTGCGAGGCGAGATCCAGAGCAAGGTGCTGAAGGAGCCCGATCTGAAGCGCCGCCTGCGCCTGTTCTTCAACAGCTACCGCGACTACAGCCGCAGCCACCCCGAGCATTTCACTCTGCTGCTGTATATGGCCTCGCACCCCGAAGTCTTCGCCGAACTGTCCGAGGAGGTCCAGCGGGACATCATCGCCCGACGGGCTGAACTGGTGAACCGGATGATCGAGTTGGTGGATGCCATGAAAGCCCAGGGCTGTCTGAAGGACGTGGACTCGACCACCTACGTGATCGCCCTGATCTCCACGGCCAATGGCCTGCTGCAGTCGCGCTCGCGCTCGTTGTACAGCCAGTACGGTGTGGACATGGATCGCGTCGACGACCTGATCATGGGCCGTCTGATCGATTCGGTCTGCAACTGA
- a CDS encoding alpha/beta fold hydrolase, with amino-acid sequence MPERSGTRLSVFLEVQGWRLHVEALGSGPPLLLLHSGGGGWNAGEWDEGCRQLARSHRLWRYERPGYGLSQPRDHFPRDFFDQEERLLQALRERLGLQAALPIVGTSDGGTIALLHTARRPQSVLGLVVEGAHGFFQSSMEEELERRARKLLVKYPPGAARPVFAESMEKWFEGFRDPVWRDWSILKELGAITCPSLVVQGDQDAFVDQAHAHRLAAAIPGASCRILPDCRHLCHRSQPLAYYSLLAQFLSQLPPRPA; translated from the coding sequence GTGCCTGAACGTTCCGGCACACGCCTGAGTGTGTTCCTGGAGGTGCAGGGATGGCGACTTCACGTGGAGGCGCTGGGCTCCGGTCCGCCTCTCCTGCTGCTGCACAGTGGTGGAGGAGGCTGGAACGCCGGCGAATGGGACGAAGGCTGTCGCCAACTGGCCCGCAGCCACCGCCTCTGGCGCTACGAGCGCCCCGGATATGGCCTGAGCCAGCCCCGTGACCACTTTCCCCGGGATTTCTTCGACCAGGAAGAGCGCCTGCTGCAGGCTCTGCGTGAGCGGCTGGGACTGCAGGCCGCACTGCCCATCGTGGGCACCAGTGACGGCGGTACCATCGCCCTGCTGCACACGGCGCGGCGGCCACAGTCCGTGCTGGGTCTGGTGGTGGAGGGGGCGCACGGATTCTTTCAGTCTTCAATGGAGGAAGAGCTGGAGCGTCGGGCCCGCAAGCTGTTGGTGAAATATCCTCCGGGCGCGGCACGGCCCGTCTTCGCCGAAAGCATGGAAAAGTGGTTCGAGGGATTTCGGGATCCGGTCTGGCGCGACTGGTCCATTCTGAAGGAACTGGGCGCGATCACCTGCCCCAGCCTGGTGGTCCAGGGCGACCAGGATGCGTTCGTGGATCAGGCACACGCCCATCGCCTGGCCGCGGCCATTCCGGGCGCGAGTTGCCGGATCCTGCCCGACTGCCGACACCTGTGCCACCGAAGCCAGCCTCTGGCATACTACTCGCTGCTGGCACAGTTTCTCAGCCAGCTGCCGCCCCGCCCGGCCTGA
- a CDS encoding DoxX family membrane protein has product MKHILAHPATLWTCRIVLAGLFLLAAWGKISEPHDFATVIRNFKLVPRAFSNLPAIVMPWLEALAALALLSGIARRAGLWWITLMLGFFTLSFFWVMSQGIVVDCGCFGKLGAALAGDVGLKSVIRNLILLSFCGILLKYDRA; this is encoded by the coding sequence ATGAAACACATCCTGGCCCACCCGGCCACGCTGTGGACCTGCCGCATTGTGCTGGCCGGACTGTTTCTGCTGGCAGCCTGGGGCAAGATCAGCGAACCTCACGATTTCGCCACCGTGATCCGCAACTTCAAGCTGGTGCCACGCGCCTTCAGCAATCTGCCCGCGATCGTGATGCCCTGGCTGGAGGCCCTGGCGGCCCTGGCCCTGCTCAGCGGCATCGCGCGACGCGCGGGGCTCTGGTGGATCACATTGATGCTGGGTTTCTTCACCCTCAGTTTCTTCTGGGTGATGTCCCAGGGCATCGTGGTCGACTGTGGCTGTTTCGGCAAGCTGGGAGCAGCCCTGGCCGGGGATGTGGGGCTCAAGTCCGTGATCCGCAACCTGATTCTGTTGTCGTTCTGCGGCATCCTGCTGAAATACGACCGTGCCTGA
- a CDS encoding rhodanese-like domain-containing protein translates to MKTLTSFVLMALLALVLGTTFNALRPQGLSLIAKDLIETGAAGADTLVAAQTPQLATVTFAEVDALFSKELAVFVDARDQDKFSQGHIPGAINLPTDAYRNEEIPFTMPKGMLLVLYCDGGDCELSHELADLMIERGYQKVRIYTGGFEEWNQLSMPVESER, encoded by the coding sequence ATGAAGACCCTGACAAGTTTCGTGCTGATGGCCCTGCTGGCGCTCGTGCTGGGTACCACGTTCAATGCCCTGCGTCCCCAGGGGCTCTCGCTGATCGCCAAGGATCTGATCGAGACCGGAGCCGCCGGCGCGGATACTCTGGTGGCGGCGCAGACTCCCCAACTGGCCACGGTGACCTTCGCCGAAGTGGATGCGCTCTTCAGCAAGGAACTGGCTGTCTTCGTGGATGCCCGCGACCAGGACAAGTTTTCCCAGGGACACATTCCGGGTGCGATCAATCTGCCCACCGATGCCTATCGCAACGAAGAAATTCCCTTCACCATGCCCAAAGGCATGCTGCTGGTGCTCTACTGCGATGGCGGGGATTGCGAATTGTCGCACGAGCTGGCCGACCTGATGATCGAGCGCGGTTATCAGAAGGTGCGCATCTACACCGGCGGTTTCGAGGAGTGGAACCAGCTCAGCATGCCCGTGGAGTCTGAAAGATGA
- a CDS encoding uracil-DNA glycosylase family protein gives MAGFETLLDRVRACTLCESALPHGVRPVLQVHPKARILIAGQAPGRKVHETGIPFDDASGKRLREWLGVSREVFLDRRRFAILPMGFCYPGSGSSGDLAPRPECAATWRAQLLQVLTQVELTLVLGTFAQAWHLGSSGRTLTETVKDWRSHWPRALPLPHPSPRNGLWLRRNAWFEAEVLPALRERVASLLA, from the coding sequence ATGGCGGGCTTCGAGACCCTGCTGGACCGAGTGCGAGCCTGTACCCTGTGCGAATCGGCCCTGCCACATGGAGTGCGCCCGGTACTGCAGGTGCATCCAAAGGCGCGCATCCTGATCGCGGGCCAGGCCCCGGGTCGAAAGGTCCACGAGACGGGCATTCCTTTCGATGATGCCAGCGGCAAGCGTCTGCGCGAATGGCTGGGCGTCTCGCGGGAAGTCTTTCTGGACCGGCGGCGCTTCGCGATTCTGCCCATGGGATTCTGCTATCCGGGAAGCGGAAGCAGCGGAGATCTTGCGCCTCGCCCGGAGTGTGCGGCCACCTGGCGCGCTCAACTTCTGCAGGTGCTGACGCAGGTGGAGCTCACCTTGGTGCTGGGGACCTTCGCGCAAGCCTGGCATCTGGGATCGTCTGGGAGGACGCTGACGGAAACCGTGAAGGACTGGCGCAGCCATTGGCCCCGGGCCTTGCCCCTGCCGCACCCCAGCCCCCGGAACGGACTCTGGCTGCGACGCAACGCCTGGTTCGAAGCGGAGGTGCTTCCCGCATTGCGCGAGCGAGTGGCCAGCCTGCTGGCCTGA